A part of Synergistota bacterium genomic DNA contains:
- a CDS encoding ferrous iron transport protein A, which yields MIPLSMVESGRKVRIIKILGGRGRIKKLLMLGILEGETIQVLSNAGGPIIISRGNARLALGRGISHKILVEEVQ from the coding sequence TTGATTCCTCTTTCAATGGTGGAAAGTGGAAGGAAAGTAAGAATAATAAAAATTCTCGGAGGAAGAGGAAGAATAAAAAAGCTGCTTATGCTTGGAATCCTTGAGGGAGAAACAATTCAGGTTCTTAGCAACGCTGGTGGTCCAATAATAATCTCTCGTGGAAACGCAAGGCTTGCTCTTGGCAGAGGAATATCACACAAAA
- a CDS encoding metal-dependent transcriptional regulator, protein MVMGLTPALEDYLEGILILREKKNVVRVKDLANLLKVKASSVIEALRKLKELELIEQEKYGYIELTQKGINLASEIRKRHMVLKNFLTDVLGVSEEIAEEDACKMEHHLSEETMQKLAKFVASYEPDRSSSPKLKSLDTLAIGARGKIVRIADTGPLKRKLLDMGFTRGELVEIEEIAPLGSPIKVLIKGTRVSLRKEEAKSVLVEVIED, encoded by the coding sequence TTGGTTATGGGACTTACCCCAGCGCTTGAGGATTACTTAGAAGGCATTCTAATTCTCAGAGAGAAGAAAAACGTTGTGAGAGTAAAGGACCTCGCGAATCTTCTCAAGGTTAAGGCGTCATCCGTTATAGAAGCTTTAAGAAAGCTCAAGGAACTCGAGCTAATAGAACAGGAAAAATATGGGTATATAGAGCTAACCCAAAAAGGAATAAACTTGGCCAGCGAAATACGTAAACGTCATATGGTGCTGAAAAACTTTCTAACCGATGTTCTGGGCGTAAGCGAGGAGATCGCTGAGGAAGATGCTTGCAAGATGGAACATCACTTGAGCGAGGAGACCATGCAGAAGCTCGCCAAATTTGTTGCATCCTATGAGCCAGATAGAAGTTCAAGCCCAAAGTTAAAGAGTCTGGACACGCTTGCGATAGGTGCAAGAGGAAAGATAGTCAGGATTGCTGATACAGGACCGCTTAAAAGGAAACTTCTTGATATGGGTTTCACAAGGGGAGAGCTGGTTGAGATCGAGGAAATAGCTCCTCTTGGATCTCCCATAAAAGTTCTCATTAAGGGCACGCGAGTATCCTTGCGAAAGGAAGAAGCGAAAAGCGTATTGGTAGAGGTGATAGAAGATTGA